A genomic segment from Saprospiraceae bacterium encodes:
- a CDS encoding aminodeoxychorismate/anthranilate synthase component II, with amino-acid sequence MKVLVLDNYDSFTYNLVQYIQEILAQKVDVFRNDEISLDQVEDYDFIILSPGPGLPKDAGIMPALIKRYASTKSILGVCLGHQAIGEAFGGQLENLASVFHGVETPVQVTVDDEILFQDMPKEFQAGRYHSWVVSQDAFPSDLEVTAEAENGVIMAMRHKTYDIKGVQFHPESIMTKHGKKMLSNLLLSRVREMAV; translated from the coding sequence ATGAAAGTCTTAGTACTAGATAATTACGATTCCTTTACCTATAATTTAGTTCAATACATTCAGGAAATCCTCGCCCAAAAAGTCGATGTTTTCCGCAATGATGAAATTTCCCTTGATCAGGTGGAGGATTACGACTTCATCATTTTATCACCAGGTCCCGGTTTGCCAAAAGATGCAGGAATTATGCCGGCATTAATTAAAAGATATGCTTCAACAAAGTCTATCTTAGGGGTATGTTTGGGGCACCAGGCTATTGGAGAAGCTTTTGGCGGCCAATTGGAGAACCTGGCTTCCGTTTTTCATGGGGTAGAAACCCCCGTGCAAGTGACGGTAGATGACGAAATTCTCTTCCAGGATATGCCAAAAGAATTTCAAGCTGGGCGCTACCATTCTTGGGTCGTTTCCCAAGACGCCTTTCCCTCGGACCTGGAGGTGACCGCCGAAGCCGAGAATGGCGTTATCATGGCCATGCGTCATAAAACCTATGATATAAAGGGGGTCCAGTTTCATCCCGAGTCCATCATGACCAAACATGGTAAGAAGATGTTGAGCAATTTATTGCTATCCCGGGTTAGAGAAATGGCAGTTTAA
- the trpD gene encoding anthranilate phosphoribosyltransferase — MKSLLKRLFEHQTLSREEARAILLRISAGEFNHMQVASFVTVFNVRPITLEELQGFRDALLELCVQVDLGGVDTIDIVGTGGDGKNTFNISTLSAVVVAGAGYKVSKHGSYGVSSSVGSSDVLIAMGYEFTNDSDALRRQLDRANICFLHAPLFHPAMKEVVPIRKGLQVATFFNMLGPLVNPVQPTYQLFGTFDLALSRMYQYIMQQTGRQFAIVYALDGYDEISLTGQFKLRTNQSEKLMSAADLGTQPLTQKDLHGGDSAEEAANIFKQVLENTCTPAQFEVVAANAGVAIHCMKPSQSLADCIAEAKESMVSKKALETFKNLVN, encoded by the coding sequence ATGAAAAGTTTGCTAAAGCGCTTGTTTGAACACCAAACCCTGAGTAGAGAAGAAGCAAGGGCCATCCTTCTACGGATATCTGCCGGTGAGTTTAATCATATGCAAGTAGCTAGTTTTGTTACGGTTTTTAATGTACGCCCCATCACTTTGGAAGAACTCCAAGGCTTCAGAGATGCGCTCCTGGAATTGTGCGTACAAGTGGACCTAGGAGGTGTAGACACCATAGATATTGTTGGAACCGGTGGAGATGGCAAAAACACCTTTAATATTTCTACGCTCTCGGCCGTGGTCGTAGCTGGAGCAGGTTACAAGGTGAGTAAACATGGCAGTTATGGCGTTTCCTCTTCCGTCGGTTCCTCCGACGTATTGATTGCCATGGGTTATGAATTCACCAACGACTCGGACGCCCTACGCCGTCAACTGGATCGGGCTAATATTTGTTTTTTACACGCACCGCTTTTTCATCCCGCCATGAAAGAAGTGGTACCCATCCGCAAGGGATTACAAGTGGCAACTTTCTTTAATATGCTGGGCCCATTAGTGAACCCTGTGCAACCGACCTACCAGCTTTTTGGTACCTTCGACTTAGCTTTGTCCCGTATGTACCAATACATTATGCAGCAAACCGGACGGCAATTCGCCATTGTTTATGCCCTGGATGGTTATGATGAGATTTCTTTGACGGGTCAGTTTAAATTGCGGACTAACCAATCGGAAAAACTGATGTCAGCTGCTGACCTAGGCACTCAACCTTTAACCCAAAAAGATTTGCATGGCGGAGATAGTGCCGAGGAAGCGGCAAACATCTTCAAACAAGTATTAGAAAATACCTGTACGCCCGCCCAATTCGAAGTCGTAGCCGCCAATGCAGGCGTGGCCATTCATTGTATGAAGCCTTCCCAATCGCTCGCCGATTGTATTGCCGAAGCCAAAGAAAGTATGGTCAGCAAAAAAGCATTGGAAACTTTTAAAAACCTTGTAAATTAA
- a CDS encoding acyl transferase, whose product MTKGRLTDRWLTKLQTSAAEDFEKLAMEAFHFQANHNPLYRSYLGLLQKKTATIQQVAEIPFLPISFFKNHTIKTGEWTASAVFSSSTTTGQIPSLHHLKSPAGYRAISQLGFEHFYGDISEFCTLALLPSYLERSGSSLVYMVDHFIQQSKHPQSGFFLNELDALVEKLAYCQQNGIPTLLIGVSFALLDLAERYPMPLPDIIIMETGGMKGRREEMTRDELHDILQEAFQVAAIHSEYGMTELFSQAYSKGKGLFYPSPTMRVLGRDITDPLSLQNRGQTAAINIIDLANIDTISFIATDDLGQVYPDHSFRILGRLDDSDIRGCNLMVL is encoded by the coding sequence ATGACAAAGGGGCGGCTAACTGACAGATGGCTAACAAAATTACAAACCTCGGCAGCAGAGGATTTTGAAAAACTGGCAATGGAGGCCTTCCATTTCCAGGCTAATCATAATCCATTATACCGATCTTACCTAGGCTTGCTACAAAAAAAAACAGCTACCATCCAGCAGGTAGCGGAAATCCCTTTTTTGCCTATCTCTTTTTTCAAAAACCACACCATAAAAACAGGGGAATGGACAGCCTCAGCTGTTTTTTCAAGTAGCACAACCACCGGGCAAATTCCGAGCTTGCACCATTTGAAATCTCCTGCCGGCTACCGGGCTATTTCTCAACTTGGTTTCGAACATTTTTATGGCGATATAAGTGAATTTTGCACCCTGGCACTTTTGCCCTCTTATTTAGAACGCAGCGGCTCCTCTCTTGTTTACATGGTGGACCATTTTATTCAACAATCCAAGCATCCCCAAAGCGGTTTTTTTTTAAATGAACTGGATGCATTGGTTGAAAAACTGGCATATTGCCAGCAAAATGGCATTCCCACCCTCCTAATCGGCGTAAGTTTTGCCTTGCTAGATTTGGCGGAGCGTTACCCTATGCCCCTGCCAGATATTATCATCATGGAAACGGGTGGCATGAAGGGCCGTCGGGAAGAAATGACCCGTGACGAACTCCACGACATTTTGCAAGAAGCCTTTCAAGTGGCAGCCATTCATTCCGAATACGGCATGACCGAATTGTTTTCCCAAGCTTATTCCAAAGGCAAGGGCCTTTTTTACCCTAGCCCAACCATGCGAGTCCTCGGCCGGGACATTACCGATCCGCTGAGTTTGCAAAACCGCGGACAAACCGCAGCCATCAATATTATAGATCTGGCCAATATTGATACGATCTCTTTTATCGCAACCGATGACCTCGGACAGGTATATCCTGACCATTCTTTTCGTATTTTGGGCCGCTTGGATGATTCCGATATTAGAGGTTGTAATTTGATGGTGTTGTAA
- the fsa gene encoding fructose-6-phosphate aldolase — protein MKFFIDTASLDQIIEAKDLGILDGVTTNPSLMAKEGISGTANILKHYKDICNIVDGDVSAEVISTDFAGMVEEGKRLAEIAENIVVKVPMIKDGIKAISHFSAIGIRTNCTLVFSAGQAILAAKAGATYLSPFLGRIDDINWDGIELVRQIAEIYAIQGFETEILAASIRNGKHIVDAALAGADVVTCPLSSILGLLNHPLTDIGLAQFLADYRKSNPVAG, from the coding sequence ATGAAATTTTTTATCGATACGGCCAGCCTGGATCAAATCATTGAAGCTAAAGACTTAGGTATTTTGGATGGCGTAACGACCAACCCTTCCTTGATGGCTAAAGAAGGGATCAGTGGTACGGCCAATATTCTTAAACATTATAAAGATATTTGCAATATAGTGGATGGTGATGTGAGTGCCGAGGTCATTTCTACCGATTTTGCCGGAATGGTCGAGGAAGGAAAAAGATTAGCAGAAATCGCTGAAAACATAGTCGTAAAAGTTCCCATGATAAAAGATGGGATTAAAGCGATCAGTCACTTCAGTGCTATTGGCATTAGAACCAATTGTACCTTGGTCTTTTCTGCTGGCCAGGCCATCTTGGCCGCCAAAGCAGGTGCCACCTATTTGTCTCCTTTTTTGGGCCGAATTGATGATATTAATTGGGATGGTATTGAATTAGTCAGACAAATTGCCGAAATTTATGCCATCCAAGGGTTTGAAACAGAAATCCTTGCCGCTTCCATCCGAAATGGAAAACATATTGTCGATGCAGCACTGGCTGGTGCTGATGTGGTCACCTGCCCATTATCTTCCATTTTGGGATTGTTGAACCACCCATTGACAGATATTGGCCTGGCCCAATTTTTGGCCGATTACAGAAAATCAAATCCAGTAGCTGGATAA
- a CDS encoding nucleoside phosphorylase — protein sequence MIRASELILNEDQSIYHLHLRPEQIAETIITVGDPNRVAQVSKYFDQIDFVLSKREFVTHTGRIGNKRLSVISTGIGPDNIDIVLNELDALFNIDFETRQAKPKLTKLAFIRIGTSGSLQENIPVDAMLTSTYGIALDNLMSFYNFSLSSSEQNLNAALKSAIPGLPGQPFVFKAPGQLMRLFGDSFFKGITLTCPGFYGPQGRRLRIDSVLSGAIFEQLRSFHIGDQHVTNMEMETAAIYGLAGLLGHEAVSCNAILANRALGTFSKEPMKAVEQLILRVLEALAENH from the coding sequence ATGATTCGAGCCTCCGAACTTATCCTGAATGAAGACCAAAGTATTTACCATCTTCACCTGCGACCAGAACAGATCGCCGAGACCATTATTACCGTTGGGGATCCCAATCGGGTGGCCCAGGTTTCTAAGTATTTCGATCAGATAGATTTTGTGCTAAGTAAACGCGAATTTGTGACACATACCGGTAGGATCGGCAACAAACGGCTGAGTGTGATTTCTACCGGTATCGGGCCAGATAATATCGATATTGTCCTCAATGAATTGGATGCTTTGTTCAACATTGATTTTGAGACGCGACAAGCAAAACCCAAGCTTACAAAGCTCGCGTTTATTCGAATCGGCACCTCCGGGTCTTTGCAGGAAAACATTCCTGTAGATGCTATGCTTACCTCTACCTATGGCATTGCGCTGGACAATTTAATGTCGTTTTATAATTTTTCATTATCTTCTTCGGAACAAAACTTGAATGCGGCTTTAAAATCGGCTATTCCTGGTTTACCTGGGCAACCTTTTGTTTTCAAAGCACCTGGGCAATTGATGCGCCTTTTTGGTGATTCGTTTTTCAAGGGTATTACCCTGACTTGTCCTGGTTTTTACGGGCCACAGGGGCGGCGATTGCGAATTGATTCTGTCCTAAGCGGAGCCATTTTTGAACAACTTCGATCCTTTCATATTGGAGATCAACATGTCACTAATATGGAGATGGAAACGGCAGCAATATATGGGCTGGCGGGGCTGTTGGGGCATGAGGCCGTATCTTGCAATGCGATATTGGCTAATCGGGCCTTGGGGACCTTTAGCAAGGAGCCCATGAAAGCGGTAGAGCAATTGATCCTAAGGGTGCTGGAGGCGCTGGCAGAGAATCATTAG
- a CDS encoding chorismate-binding protein, producing the protein MTTAINTKISIRTKVHKLLMDTYTPVSLYLKLRDHFTDPVLLENNDFRNKEDCFSFMGMESIAEFQVQNGVISERFPDGETVKSKVQDVSTVPKALRAFVNRYDVQYETPYSGVNGVFGHTGFDGVQYCDTLKFDPAKRKFDLPDINYKLHRFVLAINHFKDELFVLENIPVGEASQMERILTIIKSQKINTFPFELDGEESSNLTDEAFKELVTIGKHHCQIGDVFQIVFARQFSQRFKGDDFQVYRVLRSINPSPYLFYMDLGGYRIFGSSPETQMSIVGKVATVNPIAGTYRRTGDKVDDTQKALELAEDPKENAEHIMLVDLARNDLGRHAVNVQVKELKEIHFFSHVIHLVSKVTGDLEPHTNPIQVFADTFPAGTLSGAPKYKAIELIDKYENQNRSFYGGALGYIGFNGDMNQAIVIRSFLSLDNTLYCQAGAGVVSASVEEKELQEVNNKLGALKKALIEATKL; encoded by the coding sequence ATGACGACTGCAATTAATACCAAAATTTCCATTCGAACCAAGGTCCACAAGCTATTGATGGATACCTATACGCCGGTATCCCTATACCTCAAATTAAGAGATCATTTCACCGATCCGGTTTTATTGGAAAACAACGATTTTAGAAACAAAGAAGATTGTTTTTCCTTTATGGGGATGGAATCGATTGCCGAATTTCAGGTCCAAAATGGCGTGATAAGTGAGCGATTTCCAGATGGAGAAACGGTAAAATCAAAAGTGCAAGATGTAAGCACCGTTCCAAAGGCCTTGCGCGCATTTGTCAATCGATATGATGTTCAGTATGAAACCCCCTATTCGGGTGTAAACGGGGTGTTTGGCCATACTGGCTTTGATGGCGTGCAGTATTGCGATACGCTTAAGTTTGATCCTGCCAAAAGGAAGTTCGATTTGCCGGATATCAATTACAAATTGCATCGCTTTGTCTTGGCAATCAATCACTTCAAAGATGAATTGTTTGTGCTGGAAAATATTCCAGTTGGAGAGGCTTCTCAAATGGAGCGCATCCTGACGATCATTAAAAGTCAAAAAATCAATACCTTTCCCTTTGAATTAGATGGCGAAGAAAGCAGTAACCTGACGGATGAAGCCTTCAAGGAATTGGTGACGATAGGCAAGCATCACTGTCAAATTGGCGATGTCTTCCAAATTGTCTTTGCCCGGCAGTTTTCCCAACGCTTCAAAGGCGATGATTTTCAAGTATACCGGGTCTTGCGTTCGATCAATCCTTCTCCCTACCTTTTTTACATGGACCTTGGCGGCTACCGGATTTTTGGCTCCTCCCCTGAAACCCAGATGTCTATCGTCGGGAAGGTAGCTACCGTGAATCCCATCGCAGGTACCTATCGCCGGACCGGCGACAAGGTCGACGACACCCAAAAAGCCCTTGAATTGGCCGAGGACCCTAAAGAAAATGCCGAGCACATCATGTTGGTCGACCTCGCACGCAATGACCTTGGCCGCCATGCCGTTAATGTGCAGGTAAAAGAATTAAAAGAAATTCATTTTTTCAGCCACGTCATCCATTTGGTATCAAAAGTCACAGGCGATTTGGAACCACATACCAATCCCATTCAAGTATTTGCCGATACTTTTCCTGCGGGCACCCTATCCGGCGCACCTAAGTACAAGGCCATTGAGCTGATCGATAAATACGAAAACCAAAACCGCAGTTTTTATGGTGGCGCTTTGGGCTATATTGGCTTTAATGGAGACATGAATCAGGCAATCGTGATTCGCTCTTTCTTAAGCCTTGATAATACATTGTACTGTCAGGCCGGTGCCGGGGTAGTGTCGGCTAGCGTTGAAGAAAAAGAGCTGCAAGAAGTGAACAACAAATTAGGTGCTTTGAAAAAGGCATTGATTGAGGCTACTAAACTATAA
- a CDS encoding saccharopine dehydrogenase NADP-binding domain-containing protein, with protein sequence MKFLLYGSYGYTGQLIARFAQDFGLSPILAGRSLKKLEQQAKATGYPFRVFDLNDQPALHAALKEVPLVLHAAGPFAHTAQPMMEACLATGTHYLDITGEIAVFEMAASLDERAQKAKIMLMPGTGFDVVPTDCMAVYLKNKLPTATHLQLAFAMQGGRTSHGTATTMAENLGAAGAIREAGQIIPVPVGHRAMTVPFYGKPRFVMSIPWGDVSTAFYSTGIPNIETFTGISPKLYKWMKWQGTINWLLQTNLVRNIVKRQINKQPAGPTDKERAAAQSLVWGKTWDVEGREVEARLRCPEGYTLTAFSSLLIAQKALQGNAPIGFQTPAKAYGADLVMEIEGVEREEV encoded by the coding sequence ATGAAATTTCTCCTCTACGGTTCCTATGGCTACACCGGCCAACTCATCGCCAGATTTGCCCAAGACTTTGGACTAAGTCCCATCTTGGCCGGACGCTCGCTCAAAAAGCTAGAACAACAAGCTAAAGCTACGGGCTACCCCTTTCGCGTGTTTGATTTAAATGACCAACCTGCCCTCCATGCAGCTTTGAAGGAAGTGCCGCTGGTATTGCATGCCGCCGGGCCATTCGCTCATACGGCCCAACCAATGATGGAGGCTTGTTTGGCGACAGGCACTCATTATCTCGACATTACTGGAGAAATAGCCGTATTCGAAATGGCCGCCTCCCTCGATGAAAGGGCTCAAAAAGCAAAGATCATGTTGATGCCCGGTACCGGCTTCGATGTCGTACCGACTGATTGCATGGCCGTATACCTTAAAAATAAGCTTCCCACAGCCACACATCTTCAACTTGCCTTTGCGATGCAGGGAGGACGAACTTCGCATGGCACTGCGACAACCATGGCTGAAAATCTCGGAGCGGCCGGAGCCATTAGAGAAGCGGGCCAAATTATTCCAGTCCCCGTGGGACATCGGGCAATGACAGTCCCTTTCTATGGAAAACCACGGTTTGTCATGTCCATCCCCTGGGGGGATGTCTCGACGGCTTTTTACAGTACGGGAATTCCTAATATCGAAACATTTACTGGAATTAGCCCAAAATTGTACAAATGGATGAAATGGCAAGGCACCATTAACTGGCTTTTGCAGACCAATTTGGTGAGGAATATCGTAAAGCGTCAAATTAACAAACAACCCGCCGGACCGACTGACAAAGAAAGAGCAGCGGCCCAGAGCCTGGTGTGGGGAAAAACCTGGGATGTGGAAGGAAGGGAAGTTGAGGCCCGCCTGCGCTGCCCCGAAGGCTATACGCTTACTGCCTTTTCGAGCCTCCTCATCGCCCAAAAAGCCCTTCAAGGAAATGCCCCGATCGGCTTCCAGACACCAGCCAAGGCTTACGGCGCTGATTTGGTGATGGAAATCGAGGGTGTCGAAAGAGAAGAGGTATGA
- a CDS encoding ArsC/Spx/MgsR family protein, giving the protein MKKIYHLSTCSTCQRILKTLDAGKGFELQDIKTEAITPEQLDQMYEKTGSYEALFSRKAMKYRSMGLHEKQLTEADYKALILEEYTFLKRPVIFIDDEIFVGNTQKVVEAARAKLVNQ; this is encoded by the coding sequence ATGAAAAAAATATACCACTTAAGTACTTGTTCCACTTGTCAGCGCATTTTGAAAACCCTAGATGCTGGCAAAGGGTTTGAATTACAAGACATTAAAACAGAAGCCATTACACCTGAGCAATTGGACCAGATGTACGAAAAAACGGGCTCCTACGAAGCCCTTTTTAGTCGCAAGGCCATGAAGTACAGGAGTATGGGCTTACACGAAAAACAACTTACTGAAGCCGACTACAAAGCTCTCATTCTTGAAGAATACACTTTTCTGAAAAGGCCCGTTATTTTTATCGATGATGAAATCTTTGTTGGCAATACCCAGAAAGTGGTGGAAGCGGCCCGTGCTAAATTAGTTAACCAGTAA
- the hemF gene encoding oxygen-dependent coproporphyrinogen oxidase yields the protein MEATKENIAEWFKDLQDDICEQLAQGDGGGHFKEDLWTREEGGGGRTRIIQGQHIEKGGVNFSAVHGPLPEKIATALSLSAGSFFATGVSIVLHPHSPLVPIIHMNIRYFEMSDGSWWFGGGIDLTPHYVVPEDAQYFHRQLKAVCDPFDPSFYPTFKTWADDYFYIKHRKETRGIGGIFFDRLTATSAFSKTDRLAFVQTVGKAFAPTYLYLLEKNKDKPYTPEQKKWQLLRRGRYVEFNLVWDKGTKFGLDTDGRIESILMSLPPEVNWDYNVQVKPGSEEAKTLALLKKEINWV from the coding sequence ATGGAAGCAACAAAGGAAAACATTGCAGAATGGTTCAAGGATTTGCAAGATGATATTTGTGAGCAATTGGCCCAAGGAGATGGAGGGGGGCACTTTAAAGAAGACCTGTGGACGCGGGAAGAGGGTGGCGGGGGCCGAACCCGGATCATCCAAGGCCAGCATATCGAAAAAGGAGGGGTTAATTTTTCAGCGGTACATGGGCCTTTACCTGAAAAAATAGCGACAGCACTTAGCCTTTCTGCCGGATCGTTTTTTGCTACTGGGGTCTCCATTGTCCTTCACCCCCATAGTCCTCTGGTGCCCATTATCCACATGAATATTCGCTATTTTGAAATGAGTGATGGTTCCTGGTGGTTTGGCGGGGGCATCGACCTGACACCCCACTATGTGGTACCCGAAGATGCCCAATATTTTCACAGGCAATTGAAAGCTGTCTGCGACCCTTTTGATCCATCCTTTTACCCTACCTTTAAAACCTGGGCAGATGACTATTTTTATATCAAACACCGAAAAGAAACCAGGGGAATCGGTGGCATATTCTTTGACAGACTCACTGCTACATCCGCATTTTCAAAAACAGATCGACTAGCCTTTGTGCAGACCGTAGGCAAAGCTTTTGCCCCAACCTACTTGTATTTATTGGAAAAAAACAAGGATAAACCCTACACTCCTGAACAGAAGAAATGGCAATTGCTGCGCCGTGGCCGATATGTGGAGTTTAATTTGGTGTGGGACAAGGGCACTAAATTTGGATTGGATACCGATGGAAGAATTGAATCCATCCTCATGAGCCTTCCCCCTGAAGTCAACTGGGACTACAATGTACAAGTCAAACCAGGTTCCGAAGAGGCCAAAACCCTGGCACTCCTGAAAAAAGAGATAAATTGGGTTTAG
- the gldC gene encoding gliding motility protein GldC has translation MDENEVVKSSNIIIKIGLDKAQIPASIAWKAEDDPNAKDFQECKAMLISFFDRETKDTLKIDLWTKDMQVEEMDRFFFQTLRAMADTYFKATQNAQLATDLQRFVQHFGEQTEILPKP, from the coding sequence ATGGACGAAAACGAAGTGGTTAAAAGCTCGAATATTATCATCAAGATTGGATTAGACAAGGCGCAAATCCCCGCAAGCATAGCCTGGAAAGCAGAGGATGACCCTAATGCTAAGGATTTTCAGGAATGCAAGGCCATGCTCATTTCCTTTTTTGATCGCGAAACCAAGGATACCTTGAAAATAGATTTATGGACCAAGGACATGCAGGTGGAAGAAATGGATCGATTTTTTTTTCAGACCCTAAGAGCTATGGCAGACACCTATTTCAAAGCCACCCAAAATGCACAATTAGCAACTGATTTGCAGCGCTTTGTACAGCATTTTGGCGAACAAACGGAAATCCTGCCCAAACCCTAG
- the holA gene encoding DNA polymerase III subunit delta, producing MTTEQLLADLKKGNYQPVYLLHGTEPYFIDEITHFFEHQLLNESEKAFNQMILYGKDADFQAVVDNARRYPMMAPRQVVILKEAQDMKTLGELVNYVERPMPTTILVICHKYKKVNMATKIGKVLKANAVVFEAKSLYDNQVPDWIANYLKKRKLSIDPDAAALLAEYLGTELSKVANELDKLQLNIPAGTLITNKHIEDNIGISKDYNVFELQKALSQRDVLKSNRIINYFASNPKKNPLPGIISSLYNYFSKVYMLHFLKQLPEADMLRTLEISSAFFLKEYRLAARSFPLGKTENILQLLKSYDLKSKGVDYNSTGKPDGELLKELIWHILH from the coding sequence TTGACCACAGAACAACTCTTAGCTGATCTTAAAAAAGGAAATTACCAACCCGTTTACCTCCTACACGGAACGGAACCCTATTTTATTGATGAAATCACTCACTTCTTTGAGCATCAGCTACTAAATGAAAGCGAAAAAGCCTTTAATCAAATGATCTTGTATGGCAAAGATGCTGATTTTCAGGCTGTAGTAGACAATGCCAGGCGTTACCCTATGATGGCTCCTCGCCAGGTCGTTATTCTAAAAGAAGCACAGGACATGAAAACCCTTGGTGAGTTGGTCAATTACGTAGAACGGCCTATGCCTACCACGATTTTAGTCATCTGCCATAAATACAAAAAGGTCAATATGGCCACTAAGATTGGCAAGGTCTTAAAAGCCAATGCTGTGGTTTTCGAAGCCAAGTCTTTATATGACAACCAAGTACCTGACTGGATTGCTAATTACTTGAAAAAGCGTAAACTAAGTATAGATCCAGATGCTGCTGCCCTGTTGGCCGAATACCTGGGAACCGAGCTATCAAAGGTAGCCAACGAACTGGATAAACTGCAGCTTAATATCCCCGCAGGAACCCTTATTACCAACAAACACATCGAGGATAATATAGGAATAAGTAAAGATTATAATGTCTTTGAATTGCAAAAGGCCCTTAGTCAACGCGACGTCCTGAAAAGTAATCGCATCATCAATTATTTTGCCTCCAACCCTAAGAAAAACCCACTTCCAGGGATTATTAGCTCCCTGTACAATTACTTTAGTAAAGTGTATATGCTCCATTTCTTAAAGCAACTGCCTGAAGCAGATATGTTAAGAACCTTGGAGATCAGCTCTGCCTTTTTTCTCAAAGAATATCGCTTAGCTGCCAGGTCCTTTCCTTTGGGGAAAACAGAAAACATCTTACAATTGTTAAAAAGTTATGACCTAAAATCAAAAGGAGTAGACTACAATAGTACCGGCAAACCAGATGGCGAATTGCTCAAGGAACTGATTTGGCATATTCTCCATTAA
- the bla gene encoding subclass B1 metallo-beta-lactamase, protein MVKQQLGPGLEVHRLSPHLYLHLSNIQLSNGAVFSCNGLIYINKGEAVVFDTPVKDEESQQLIDWLRHDQKLMVKGIVVNHFHEDCLGGLAPFHEAGIKSYSHKQTQLLAQADTLPVPQIGFENALTLTIGGAKVDCWYPGEAHTTDNIIAWIPSEKTLFGGCMLKAVGAGKGNLADANINTWSQTIQKVKAKYPEIKIAVPGHGQTGGMELLDFTIELFQPNK, encoded by the coding sequence ATGGTCAAACAACAACTCGGGCCTGGCCTCGAAGTGCACCGGCTTTCACCACATTTATACCTTCACCTTTCCAATATCCAGCTATCCAACGGAGCCGTCTTTTCCTGTAATGGCCTAATATATATCAACAAAGGGGAAGCCGTGGTTTTTGATACGCCGGTAAAAGACGAAGAGAGCCAACAACTGATTGATTGGCTCCGCCATGATCAAAAGCTAATGGTAAAGGGTATTGTGGTTAACCACTTTCATGAAGATTGCCTGGGCGGCTTAGCTCCTTTCCATGAGGCCGGTATAAAAAGTTACAGCCACAAGCAGACCCAGCTTTTAGCTCAGGCCGATACATTGCCTGTACCACAAATAGGGTTTGAAAATGCATTAACGCTGACTATTGGCGGGGCAAAGGTAGATTGCTGGTATCCAGGTGAGGCCCACACGACTGATAACATTATTGCCTGGATTCCATCCGAAAAAACCCTTTTTGGCGGCTGCATGCTCAAGGCAGTTGGTGCTGGGAAGGGAAATTTGGCTGATGCCAATATAAATACCTGGAGCCAAACCATTCAAAAGGTGAAAGCTAAATATCCTGAGATTAAAATCGCTGTCCCGGGACATGGACAAACTGGCGGAATGGAACTCCTGGATTTTACCATAGAGTTGTTCCAACCCAATAAATAA